DNA from Penaeus vannamei isolate JL-2024 chromosome 3, ASM4276789v1, whole genome shotgun sequence:
tatatgtatacgtatatatatatatatatatatatatatatatatatatatatatatatatatatatatatatatattatatatatatatatatatgtatgtatgtatatgtattatacataatctatgtattatgtatgtatatatgtctgcatgtatgtatgtatccacccacacatccacgcTGGACGAGGCGCATGAGCTGAAGCCCGGGCGGCGCGGGGGCGGCGGACGACCCATCGCCGCGGCCTCGCTGGGGCGGCGACCGCCCTCGCCCCGCCCGAGGCGCCCCAGGAGAAGTACCTCCCAACCTCGCGGAACGAACAGCACGAGGGCGAGCGTCGGGAAGGAATAGCCAATGAGGAGGCGGCGCCAGGGAAGGGCAGGAGCCTGATAAAAGAGGAGctgaagaggatgaagaatggGAGGGCCTCGGAACGGCTCTAGCCAGCTGACGCGCGGGGGAGAGTTTAGAGGAGGAAGCAAGACATTCGTCTGGGAACCGAGTGTCGGAAATTTACAAAGAATGGAAACGCCGGACCAGGGGATGGAACGCGTGGTGGCCACGGGCtgcgggagagaagggaggtgtcTTTGGCTGCGGAACTTTTGATGAACAGAATTGTTGTCGCgtacaatatgaatatatgtatatatatatgtgtatatatatatatatatatatatatatatatatacatatatctatacatatatatacatatatacatatatatacatatatacatatatacatatatatatatatatatatatatatatatatataaacagatgtgtgtgtatacaaacatagatacatacatacatacacacacacacacacacacacacacacacacacacacacacacacacacacacacacacacacacacacacacacacacacacacaaacacataccatatatatatatatatatatatatatatatatatatatatatatatatatatactagacatGATTACGAAACAGAGGAGACAAGTCAAGCGAGTCCTTCGATTCATGTCCGGACTCAAGAACCGAGGGCAACTCGCTGCTGGTGATTCCAAAGAAGCTTACGGCAGAATTCCACCAAAGTATTATGGAGAGCATGACGTACACAAAGGAACCATTCAGGGGTGATTAGGCTGCTTAGAATCCGCCGTGTAGAATCAAAGTAAAGTATTAGGATGAAGATTAATGTGCATCAAGAATATAACAACTCTCTTTCAGCCATGAATGTTTCTACTAGGGAGATGAacgatagagagataaaagataaggtAGTATGGCAAGTGGCATTTGCCTACGACAGCGCCAAGTAAAACTGGTcagaaaaataagtgaataattgCAGCAGAGGGATCTTGGGAACAGAATGACATGGAGTTATTAGTAGCTTAAGAAGAGAGAATACAAATATATGGAAACGACGACGGCAGAAGACGGGGAAGCGAGAACTCGAAATGAATTACAGAATGATATTGGGGGGATCAGAATGGATGTCGGGGACGATGGAAGACTAAAAGACAACACGAGACTAAAAAGAGCAGATAGACTTTTACTGTTGTATAAATCAGAGACTCGGGATGTGGAGAGAGCAAGTCCAGTGGCCCCAGAAAGTTCCTTTGTCCCCTGAGTTCTCGTGATGTTTTAATCGCTCCTTATTTACATAATATTGCCTGTCATTACGACGTCTGGTATACATACCCGCCACTCGCGTTGCTGCACGAATCCCTGCTTACTCACAGAGAGTCACACTGCGATAGTAAGAAGCACAAGAGGGACAGGAGCTTCATGAGGCAACGGTATGAATCGTCTAGCAGGAATACCCACCTCTCACGCCCTTCGCCCCTGTGTGCATGTGGCAGGGAGAGCACCGAGGGGACAGGGACTTCATGAGGAgcgagacaaagaaggagagcagATGCGAGGGCGCCGGGGGCCTTGGCATGAATTTCAGGAGGGATAAGGAGCAAGGAGTGAAGGACGCTTAAAGTGGAGGATATTTCTGAGGAAAGCAGAAGGGAAGGTTGAAGTGGTCCAAGTGCCACGCGAAGGGAAGGAACAATGTAGGGAGAGGAACAATGAAGATGGAGGACGGAGGGAATGAGGGCGAGGCGGGACTAAGGCTTTGAGAGAGGAAGGGTCCTGGGGGAGGGGGCCAGAGGAGGGGCGTTTGACCGAAGCCAGGGAAGCGCCAAAGGAGCGAAATGAAGGGACACTCATGAACCTGCATAcctggacgcacgcacacacacacacacacgcacatacacacacacgcaaacacacacacacacacatacatatttatgtacacccACACTATTCCTGACTGTCTACATGCATGTCCGTACGTGATCACATGCGTGACAAGAGGCATTCGCGGCCGCCCATGTAAGCAGGATCGATTCTCCGCCTCCCATTAAggcccaagtaaaaaaaaaaaaaaaaaaaaaaaaaaaatcaaataaaaaagagggaCGGTGTAATAAAAAATACTCTGGTGCGTCTGACTTCGTTCAGCGCCGAGGCACCTCCTCGGGCTGGCCCTGTGCCAAGCGCCCCTTGCGGCCGCGCAGGAGAAGGGCGGTCCAGGTGCCACGGCGGCAGAGCGAGCGGCGCCCTGGGGCACCcttagcaagggggggggggggcagggggaaagggggagggaggagaagcgatggagggaaggagggagggagggggagagagggggagagagggagggaaggtggcagagaagaagggaggaaaggagggaaggagagagagagatggagggaggccgaaagaaaaagagagtgagaaatggaaggggtgtgggagagaagtcaaaaagaaaaagaggaagaaggggaaggtgaagacaCAACTTGCAATCACGCTCCAAGcagctttattttgttttatggtcCACTTGCACTGCCACAAAATACGCACACGTTTCTCTTAAGTATTATGGCCTCTGTGATTAGCGTTATTTTGCTGGCTCTTCCGTTTGCACTGGcctcgttgtcattatcattatcgttgttttataatttttatcattcgtATTAACATTTTACTATGTTTGTCATTTTCAGCATGCTCACCATGACGTTAGCATTATCGTCACCATCGCTTATATCGTTAAAATAAAAACTgacgtccttttatccattttacttcacatcatcatcatcatcatccttttcagcATCATCGTTCCCGctgatatcatcatatcattagcagtagcggtggtgatagtgatcatgatatgAATGCTATAACTCTTACtcactaccaatactaatactgctactaatattaaTCCTGCTGCTATTATTAGTACTTATATTATAACTATTGATGCTACCTACATGATCATTTCACCATTAGTagcaggagagaaataaaaactcaTCTGATCCAATCCACAAGACAATTTACAAActatataatcaaaattatttgaAGCTCAATTAACACTTAATCCCACTTAATATCTTATGATTATGCTATCGATGTAATTAAGTAATATCTTCTTATTAATGCTGTCTGTCACTTGTACGATgttgaaataaacacacacaaacgcacacacacatgcacacacacacgcacacacacacacacacacacacacacacacacacacacacacacacacacacacacacacacacacacacacacacacacacacacacacacacacacacacgcacacacacacacacacacacacgcacacacacacacacacacacacacacacacacacgacagtggcacttcatttcactttttacattttttatttttcctctctctctctctctctctctctctctctctctctatctctctctctctctctctctctctctctctctctctctctctctctctctctctcctcctccctccctcctcctccctcccctccctccctccctctctctctctctccctctctctctctctctctctttctctctctctctctctctctctctctctctctctctctctctctcctctttctcttactttcttttttctctttctctttcttcttgctctctctctctctctctctctctctctctctctctctctctctctttctctctcttctctctctctctctcttctctcttctctcttctctctctctctcttctctcttctctcttctctctctctctctctctctctctctctctctctctctttctctctctctctctcttctcttcttcttctttcttcttcttctcttctctttcttcttcttcttcttctttctcttctcttctcttctcttctcttctcttctcttctcttctcttctcttctctccctctttcttcttctcgctctctcttctttctgctctctcttctctcgctctcttcttctctcgctctctcttctctcgctctctctttctttcgctttcttcttctctctgctctctctttcttctcgtttcttcttctctgttcttcttctccgctctctcttctctcgctctttctttctctccccttttctctcgtttcttctcttctttcgctctctcttctctcgctctctcttctctcgctctctcttctctcgctctctcttctctcgctctctcttctctcgctctctcttctctcgctctctcttctctcgctctctcttctctcgctctctcttctctcgctctctcttctctcgctctctcttctctcgtttctttctttcttctctcgctctctcttctctctgttttctctcttcgtctctttcttctgctttctttcttctcgctttctttcttcgttctcgcttcttcttgtttcttctcttctctcgctttctcttctttctcgcttctttctttcttctcgctcttctcttcttctcgctctctcttctccgctctctcttctctcgctctctcttctctcgctctctttctcttcgctctctcttcttctctcgctctctcttcgtctcgctctctcttctctcgcttcttcttcttctcggttctctcttctctcagctctctcttctcgttcgctctcttcgttctccgctctcttctctccgctctctcttctctctttgcctctcttctttccttctctcttctctctcttctctctctgctctctctctttctcgtctctctctctctcctctctctctctctctctcgctctctctctcttctctctctctctctctcttctctctctctctcttcttctactctctctctctctctctcaatctctctctctctctctctctctctctctctctctctcttctctcgctctctctcttactctctctctctctcttacattctatctctctcttactctctctcttactctctctctctctcttactctctctctctctcttactctctctctcttactactctctctctctctactcatttctctgtcttactctttctctctcttactctcactctttctcttacttctctctctcttacttctctctctcttacttctctctctcttacttctctctctcttacttctctctctcttacttctctctctcttacttctctctctctttctctctctctctcttactctctctctcttactctctctctctctctcttactctctctctctcttactctctctctctcttactctctctctctcttactttctctctctcttactctctctttctctctcttactatctctttctctccctctctctcttacactctctcttacactctctctgtctctctctccccgaatAAGAGAATCgtcaaaagagaggaagaagagagaaggaactaAAGAAgcgggatgaaggggagaggaacaggaagagaagagagggagaggcgagaggatggCGGGAGtgtcttcacttcctcctctcgcctGTGATAGACAAAGGATGGACTGGATGCTCTCTgtgtcttgcttgcttgctgcTGTTCTTCTGTCGCACTCTGGTTTATAAATGAGGgtctaattattatattttttcttattgttgttttatcacctctctgtctttttcttgttcttcaattTGTAtcgagtaattttttttttctctttttttttacttttacttttttcatatgcGTATATTTCCCtctgttggtttgtttattttctggcctacttctgtttgtgtgtaatgtatcattttctttctctcgccatcTTTCGGTCATTCATTCAGgcattcttcttttatctctctttaaaaaaaaaaaaaatgcgcccTTCCTACTTTTAACTTATTTTCCTCCCCTCGCAGATTCACCAACCGTcctttttggtttctttctttcttcctttcctctcctctctcatttgctctttcAGCTCTCATCCTTCGCCGTCTTTCTGAAATGCGTTTTCCAAGAAGTTCTCCTGAAGGCTTTTGTCCcgccttgttcttgttttttttttttttttttttttttttattcttttctttcttcccaacCAGGGCATCGGCTAGCAGAAGGTACCTACAGCAacatccctttttttctctcgttcttcttttctctccgtgAGCGTCTGCTtacctgtctgcctctttctgtatttgtttgcgggtgtgtttgcatgtatccGAATGTGTtttttatgcatttgtgtgtgggcagaccttatctctttctccctccttctttccctctttctttatctctctctctcgctctcgctctcgctctcgctctcgctctcgctctcgctctcgctctcgctctcgctctcgctctctctctctgcacacacacacacacacgcacacgcacacacgcacacacacacgcacacacacgcacgcacgcacacgcacgcacgcacgcacacacacacacacacacacacacacacacacacacacacacacacacacacacacacacacacacacacacatacacacacacacacacacacactacaaaacaATTGCCCTCACAATAAAATCGATCAAACAGTCTGCCGTCTTGCGAATAAGTTAACGGTTAATAGATGCATTTCAGTTATGATATGAAATGTTCAATTTTTCTTACCTGTACAGTTCGTTTCACAACGTTTCACAAACGAAAAATTAATATTGCAGTTTCCCGAGTCAGATCCGAAATTTGGGGCCACAGCGAATAAGAGCCATAAAAGCGTTGGAACGTCATCTTTAAAGTGTTCGCGGCTGGCTCCGGCTCGGTCGGACGGTAAGCCGCTGCGTCGAGAATGCAAAATCCGCCGGTATCTGGCTACTGAAGCTATTTACGGggaaaaatgaatataaacaatagcaaaaatactTACCACTTTGGATCTTCCTGTCGCTCTTCCAGTTGGTGTGCGAGTGGAACGACACCGACTTGGTCTTGCGAGGGCCCTTGCTGTCCACCTCGTCGAAATCCTCGCCCGGTGGCATCGGCGAGGGACTCCTGGTCGGGGTCGAGTCCGAATACCTTCTGTACCGGGGACtcggggagcgaggagggaattCATCACTCGGAGATCCAGCTCGACCATTTCTGTTCTGGTGGAGGTAGTGAATGCGGTCCGAGGAGCCTTCCCCACCTGCCTCCGGTGTGGGGCTGTGGCCGGAGTCAGCCATCTCGTGCAGGAGTTAGAACACCGTGCGTGGGCGGCCGGAGGACCCTCCAACAATCTACTTTACCCGATAAACAAACAGTGTCTTCCacccggagggagggggagcaccTTCGCTTCTAGAAAACCATTGTTAACTTTTTTCCTCTGAGTGATACCTCATTGCCCTACATTGTCTTGCACTGCGTTGAAACCGTAATCACTGAAAAGCTCTCTTACTTGGCTGGCACAATTTTcctctttgcttttatttattatacTGACTTACTACACGCACTTGGTTATTTTTCACGATGAGCCAAAAGACACATTGAGAAATAGCTCACTTGTCTTTTTCCTTAGATTTCCTTCCTTATCAAA
Protein-coding regions in this window:
- the LOC113820546 gene encoding uncharacterized protein; this encodes MADSGHSPTPEAGGEGSSDRIHYLHQNRNGRAGSPSDEFPPRSPSPRYRRYSDSTPTRSPSPMPPGEDFDEVDSKGPRKTKSVSFHSHTNWKSDRKIQSGKLVQRRPGEAV